From the Limosilactobacillus panis genome, one window contains:
- a CDS encoding AraC family transcriptional regulator: protein MNTSQDIYNYLTHVNFKKVTAFPVILDNALSGFFILNVSSTLKEQVMMYRSYLDSTSGRLDQGNFHHLMVLNALDPRELQNYIGGLSLISDSTTSKDAHHKLHIINKHDKGKVVNVDKNFVNVLKYINANISKPLTLEDIAQHAYLSPSYLSRLFKNYFNVNFIDYINIRKVALAQERLALSVAPINELSHRLGFSQASYFTKIFKQKCGMTPSKYRMRNKKIKKIYTISRDLSWLKDPSVYTVSQKFFDDKGIDFKTQDLSDSTYVYAIGDLSSDENNGWIYTVNCIQPTTSPVDVSVGDKSVIQWIYTGIENF, encoded by the coding sequence TTGAACACTTCACAAGACATCTATAATTACCTCACTCATGTCAATTTTAAAAAAGTAACAGCTTTCCCAGTTATTCTGGACAATGCACTGTCCGGTTTCTTCATCCTGAATGTAAGTAGTACTTTAAAGGAACAGGTAATGATGTACCGGAGTTACCTCGACAGTACAAGTGGGCGTCTGGACCAAGGGAATTTCCACCATCTGATGGTGCTCAATGCACTTGATCCGCGTGAACTTCAAAACTACATAGGTGGTCTTAGTTTAATTAGCGATTCAACCACTTCAAAAGATGCGCACCACAAGCTTCATATCATTAACAAGCACGATAAGGGCAAGGTTGTTAATGTTGATAAAAACTTTGTTAACGTGCTTAAGTACATCAACGCTAACATCAGTAAGCCCCTAACTCTTGAGGACATTGCCCAACATGCTTACCTCTCACCTTCATACCTCAGTCGGTTGTTTAAGAACTACTTCAACGTCAACTTCATTGACTACATTAATATCCGAAAAGTTGCCCTTGCCCAGGAGCGCCTGGCCTTATCTGTTGCACCGATTAATGAACTTTCTCACCGTCTCGGCTTTTCACAGGCGAGTTACTTCACTAAAATCTTCAAGCAAAAGTGTGGGATGACGCCTTCCAAATACCGGATGCGAAACAAAAAGATAAAGAAAATTTACACAATTTCCCGAGACCTCTCCTGGCTCAAGGATCCGTCAGTATATACCGTTTCGCAAAAATTCTTCGATGATAAGGGAATTGATTTTAAAACACAGGACCTCAGTGACTCCACATACGTTTACGCAATTGGCGATTTAAGTAGTGATGAGAATAATGGGTGGATTTATACCGTTAACTGTATACAACCCACCACGTCACCAGTAGACGTTTCAGTAGGTGATAAATCAGTTATTCAATGGATTTACACTGGGATAGAGAACTTCTAG
- a CDS encoding glycerol dehydratase reactivase beta/small subunit family protein, with the protein MRTDATDRPAIIFGLQPGASVTSDMKPLFNGIEEEQIPSATREIDVADVVQRAYQSALSSRLSVGIANDGNRFIVHYKNLKEDQPLFDEVITDRQQLRDLGSNAARLVKGIPFKGITYKGKGTR; encoded by the coding sequence ATGAGAACTGATGCAACTGATCGTCCGGCAATTATTTTTGGCCTACAACCAGGTGCCAGTGTTACTTCCGATATGAAGCCGCTCTTTAACGGAATCGAAGAAGAACAGATTCCATCGGCAACGCGTGAAATTGATGTTGCCGATGTTGTTCAGCGGGCTTACCAATCGGCCTTGAGTTCACGGCTGTCAGTAGGAATTGCCAATGATGGCAATCGTTTTATCGTTCACTATAAGAACCTTAAGGAAGACCAGCCATTGTTTGATGAAGTGATTACTGATCGTCAACAGTTACGTGATCTGGGTTCAAATGCTGCCCGTCTCGTCAAGGGAATTCCATTTAAGGGAATTACGTATAAAGGCAAAGGAACAAGATGA
- a CDS encoding cob(I)yrinic acid a,c-diamide adenosyltransferase, whose product MAIYTKGGDKGKTSLFDGARVEKDSLRVDTYGTFDELNANISLADKFCQNPENKKLLQTIEYKMFFLQGEIATENVETFAKHSKLITDNDTHQLEHVIDEYLAKLPKVHSFILPGASVAGAQLHICRTVCRRAERDFVKLSRTVSFRPELERYINRLSDFLYVIAREEDYEDYVNKLTDKVLKIYQLYQASKDVR is encoded by the coding sequence ATGGCTATTTACACAAAAGGTGGTGACAAAGGTAAGACAAGCTTGTTTGATGGTGCAAGGGTCGAAAAGGACTCGTTGCGTGTTGATACTTACGGGACATTTGATGAACTAAATGCCAATATTAGTTTGGCAGATAAGTTTTGCCAAAATCCAGAAAATAAGAAACTTTTGCAAACCATAGAATATAAGATGTTCTTCTTGCAAGGTGAGATTGCGACAGAAAATGTTGAGACCTTTGCCAAACACAGCAAGCTGATTACCGATAATGATACTCACCAATTAGAGCATGTTATAGATGAGTATTTAGCCAAACTGCCTAAAGTACACAGCTTCATTTTGCCGGGAGCTAGTGTTGCTGGGGCACAGCTTCATATTTGTCGGACGGTATGCCGTCGTGCTGAACGGGACTTTGTAAAACTGTCACGGACAGTAAGTTTCCGTCCAGAATTGGAACGCTATATTAACCGCCTATCTGACTTTCTTTATGTCATAGCTCGTGAAGAAGACTATGAGGATTATGTAAATAAATTAACTGATAAAGTACTCAAGATTTATCAACTTTATCAGGCTTCAAAGGATGTGCGTTAA
- the eutJ gene encoding ethanolamine utilization protein EutJ, which translates to MKNGELLEQSNKQLAHFEKLVNKDHVLTDEQKKSLKTQKLKVGVDLGTSSIVLTVLDKNSHIIYGDFEYDHAVQDGIVVNYMDSVNILRRLKKKAEENIGVELTTAAGAIPPKTGEKSSKVVANVIEEAGFTCTNVVDEPTAAATFLKIKNGTVVDIGGGTTGITIFKNKKIQTVIDEPTGGFHMTLVLGGRYKIKNEEAEKLKRNKDREEEVYTVIRPVVEKMATIVEKLGSQVEDPVIVVGGATNFTEFTTTFSKVLGRKVYKPLYPQFVTPLGIALCDHAK; encoded by the coding sequence ATGAAGAATGGAGAGTTATTGGAGCAGAGCAACAAGCAACTTGCTCACTTCGAAAAGCTAGTAAATAAGGACCATGTACTTACGGATGAACAAAAGAAGAGTCTAAAAACGCAAAAACTAAAGGTGGGGGTCGACCTCGGGACCTCTTCAATTGTTTTGACAGTTTTAGATAAAAACAGCCACATTATCTATGGTGATTTTGAGTATGATCACGCTGTGCAGGACGGAATTGTGGTTAATTACATGGATTCTGTCAATATCTTGCGCCGCCTGAAGAAAAAGGCCGAGGAAAATATTGGAGTTGAGTTGACAACGGCCGCGGGTGCAATTCCGCCCAAGACAGGTGAGAAGAGCAGTAAGGTTGTTGCTAACGTTATTGAAGAAGCGGGATTTACCTGCACCAACGTTGTTGACGAACCGACTGCGGCAGCAACCTTTTTAAAGATTAAAAATGGCACGGTTGTTGACATTGGTGGTGGTACAACCGGAATTACCATCTTCAAGAATAAAAAAATTCAGACGGTAATTGATGAGCCCACCGGTGGTTTCCATATGACACTTGTTCTCGGTGGTCGCTATAAAATTAAGAATGAAGAGGCAGAGAAATTGAAACGGAATAAGGACCGTGAGGAGGAGGTTTATACAGTTATTCGCCCGGTTGTTGAAAAAATGGCAACTATTGTTGAAAAGCTGGGTAGCCAGGTTGAGGACCCAGTAATAGTTGTAGGTGGGGCAACGAATTTTACCGAATTTACGACAACCTTTTCCAAAGTTTTAGGGCGGAAAGTGTATAAACCACTTTACCCGCAATTTGTGACGCCATTAGGAATTGCCTTATGTGATCATGCTAAGTAG
- a CDS encoding EutN/CcmL family microcompartment protein, translated as MAKVVGSVVSTQKDPSLIGKKLMIVQPVDSDRKNIRHEEVAADYVNSGIGEYVLVVRGAGARRADKGANKSPEDVTDCAIVGIIDRFDK; from the coding sequence ATGGCTAAAGTAGTGGGAAGCGTTGTTTCCACACAAAAAGATCCATCATTAATTGGAAAAAAGTTGATGATTGTGCAACCAGTTGATTCCGACAGGAAGAATATTCGTCATGAGGAAGTGGCTGCTGACTATGTCAATTCCGGAATTGGTGAATATGTATTAGTCGTTAGAGGTGCTGGTGCTCGACGCGCCGATAAAGGGGCTAATAAGAGTCCAGAAGACGTCACCGATTGTGCAATTGTCGGAATAATTGATCGTTTTGATAAATAG
- a CDS encoding propanediol/glycerol family dehydratase large subunit, which translates to MKRQKRFEALKKRPIHKDTFVDEWPDEGFVAMMGPNDPKPSIKVENGVITEMDGKKREDFDLIDLYIAKYAINIDNVEKVMATDSTKIARMLVDPNVSRDEVLKYTSALTPAKAEEVISKLDFGEMIMGVKKMRPRYKPANQCHVTNTVDNPVEIAADAAEAALRGFPEQETTTAVARYAPFNAISILVGSQTGRPGVLTQCSVEEATELQLGMRGFTAYAETISVYGTDRVFTDGDDTPWSKGFLASCYASRGLKMRFTSGAGSEVLMGYPEGKSMLYLEARCILLTKGSGVQGLQNGAVSCISMPGAVPNGLREVLGENLLCMMCDIECASGCDQTFSASDMRRTERFMGQFIGGTDYICSGYAAEDNYDNTFAGSNTDVNDYDDMYVMERDLGQNYGIHPVSEEDVIKIRNKAAKALQAVFDALGLPKITDEEVEAATYANTHDDMPKRDMVADMKAAQNMMDRGITAIDLIKALADNGYPEVAQAILDLQKQKVCGDYLQTSSIFDSKWNVNSAVNNPNTYQGPGTGYRLYEDKDEWKKIKALPWALDPEHLKL; encoded by the coding sequence ATGAAACGTCAAAAACGATTTGAAGCATTGAAAAAGCGGCCGATTCATAAAGATACATTCGTTGATGAATGGCCAGATGAAGGATTTGTTGCAATGATGGGTCCTAATGACCCTAAGCCAAGTATCAAAGTTGAAAATGGTGTCATCACTGAAATGGATGGCAAGAAGCGTGAAGACTTTGATTTGATTGACTTATACATTGCAAAGTACGCCATCAATATTGACAACGTTGAAAAGGTTATGGCAACTGATTCAACCAAGATTGCACGGATGCTTGTTGATCCGAACGTATCACGGGATGAAGTTTTGAAGTACACTTCTGCTTTAACCCCAGCTAAAGCCGAAGAAGTTATCAGTAAGCTTGACTTCGGTGAAATGATTATGGGTGTTAAGAAGATGCGTCCACGGTACAAGCCAGCAAACCAGTGTCACGTTACCAACACTGTTGATAACCCAGTAGAAATTGCTGCTGATGCTGCCGAAGCTGCTCTTCGTGGCTTCCCAGAGCAAGAAACTACTACTGCGGTTGCTCGTTACGCACCGTTCAACGCCATTTCGATTCTGGTTGGTTCACAAACTGGACGTCCAGGTGTTCTTACCCAATGTTCAGTCGAAGAAGCTACTGAACTTCAACTAGGAATGCGTGGGTTCACTGCTTATGCCGAAACCATTTCTGTTTATGGTACTGACCGTGTATTTACCGATGGTGACGATACTCCATGGTCTAAAGGATTCTTGGCATCATGCTATGCATCACGTGGTTTGAAGATGCGGTTTACTTCAGGTGCCGGTTCAGAAGTCTTGATGGGTTACCCAGAAGGTAAGTCAATGCTTTACCTTGAAGCTCGTTGTATCTTACTTACCAAGGGTTCCGGTGTTCAAGGCCTGCAAAACGGTGCTGTAAGTTGTATTTCGATGCCGGGTGCCGTTCCTAATGGTTTACGTGAAGTCCTTGGTGAAAACCTTCTTTGCATGATGTGCGATATCGAATGTGCTTCTGGTTGTGACCAGACATTCTCAGCATCAGACATGCGGCGGACTGAACGGTTTATGGGTCAATTCATCGGTGGTACTGACTACATTTGTTCTGGATACGCTGCCGAAGATAACTATGATAACACCTTTGCCGGATCAAACACCGATGTCAATGACTATGATGATATGTACGTCATGGAACGTGACCTTGGTCAAAACTATGGTATTCACCCAGTAAGTGAAGAAGATGTTATTAAGATCCGGAACAAGGCTGCTAAGGCTCTTCAAGCTGTCTTTGATGCCCTTGGCCTTCCTAAGATTACTGATGAAGAAGTTGAAGCTGCTACCTATGCAAATACTCATGATGATATGCCAAAGCGTGACATGGTTGCAGATATGAAGGCTGCTCAAAACATGATGGACCGTGGCATTACCGCGATTGACCTTATCAAGGCATTAGCTGATAATGGTTATCCTGAAGTTGCTCAAGCTATCCTTGACCTTCAAAAGCAAAAGGTTTGCGGTGACTACCTTCAAACTTCATCAATCTTTGATAGCAAGTGGAACGTTAACTCAGCTGTCAACAATCCAAACACTTATCAAGGACCAGGTACAGGTTATCGTCTATATGAAGATAAAGATGAATGGAAGAAGATTAAGGCTCTTCCATGGGCTCTTGATCCTGAACATCTAAAACTGTAA
- a CDS encoding propanediol/glycerol family dehydratase medium subunit: MADIDENLVRQIVQEVLAQTKNVDTPIDFGKNSSTATATKQQANSKAVPEKKVDWFQPVGEAKPGYSKDEVVIAVGPAFATVLDKTMTGVPHKEVLRQVIAGIEEEGLKARVVKVYRTSDVGFMAVQGDHLSGSGIAVGIQSKGTAIIHQKDEDPLSNLELFPQAPVLTPETFRAIGKNAAMYAKGETPEPVPAVNDALARAHYQAIAAIMHIRETHQVVVGKPEEEIKVTF; this comes from the coding sequence ATGGCTGATATTGATGAGAACTTAGTACGACAGATAGTACAAGAAGTTCTAGCACAAACAAAGAATGTCGATACACCAATTGATTTTGGTAAAAATAGTTCTACAGCAACTGCCACTAAGCAACAAGCTAACAGTAAAGCAGTCCCTGAAAAGAAAGTTGACTGGTTCCAACCAGTAGGTGAGGCTAAGCCAGGTTACTCGAAGGATGAAGTTGTAATTGCTGTTGGGCCAGCATTTGCAACTGTTCTTGATAAAACGATGACTGGTGTTCCCCACAAGGAAGTTCTTCGTCAGGTAATTGCCGGAATTGAAGAAGAAGGGCTTAAGGCACGGGTTGTTAAAGTCTACCGGACTTCAGATGTTGGTTTCATGGCTGTCCAAGGTGATCACCTATCTGGATCAGGAATTGCTGTCGGTATCCAATCCAAGGGTACGGCAATCATTCACCAAAAGGATGAAGACCCACTGAGTAACTTGGAATTGTTCCCACAAGCTCCAGTTTTGACTCCAGAAACATTCCGGGCAATTGGTAAGAATGCGGCAATGTACGCTAAGGGCGAGACTCCTGAACCAGTTCCAGCAGTTAACGATGCCTTAGCACGTGCTCACTACCAAGCAATTGCTGCCATTATGCACATTCGGGAAACCCACCAAGTAGTTGTTGGTAAGCCTGAAGAAGAAATTAAGGTAACATTTTAA
- a CDS encoding BMC domain-containing protein, translating to MMNNALGMIETRGLVASIEAADQMVKAANVQMTGQEKIGSGLVTVMIRGDVGAVKAAVDAGVQAAENVGEVVSSYVIPRPHDEVEKILPKVNDDAE from the coding sequence ATTATGAATAACGCATTAGGAATGATCGAAACTCGGGGCTTAGTTGCATCAATCGAAGCTGCCGATCAAATGGTAAAGGCTGCTAACGTTCAAATGACTGGACAAGAAAAGATTGGTAGTGGATTGGTAACTGTTATGATCCGTGGTGATGTTGGTGCCGTTAAGGCTGCCGTTGACGCTGGTGTTCAAGCAGCTGAAAACGTTGGTGAAGTTGTATCATCTTACGTAATCCCACGTCCACACGATGAAGTTGAAAAGATTTTGCCAAAGGTTAACGACGACGCTGAATAA
- a CDS encoding BMC domain-containing protein, which yields MMQSLGFVECDGLSGALVAADRMLKTANVKLEGIHQNMGIDWVTVKVSGDISAVSVAVETIKETMPKVYVTSTVLGSPAKGTDRLGNTDIALFLKKKDSAKEPPIKEEPVKEAKPASPTTPVEEAGKPVTDSTPSESATETSTKDSADSSADADDGSDKNQDSQKATCNLCGDPKCPRKLGEPHKKCIHYKELKK from the coding sequence ATGATGCAATCTTTAGGATTTGTAGAATGTGATGGATTATCTGGTGCGCTTGTTGCTGCCGACCGGATGCTCAAGACAGCGAATGTTAAGCTAGAAGGCATCCACCAGAACATGGGCATTGACTGGGTTACCGTAAAGGTTTCTGGTGATATTTCTGCTGTGTCAGTTGCAGTTGAAACGATTAAGGAAACAATGCCTAAGGTCTATGTCACATCAACGGTTCTTGGTAGTCCAGCAAAGGGAACTGACAGGTTAGGGAATACCGACATTGCCCTGTTCCTAAAGAAAAAGGACAGTGCTAAGGAACCGCCAATTAAGGAAGAACCTGTGAAGGAAGCAAAGCCTGCTTCACCTACCACTCCGGTAGAAGAAGCGGGAAAGCCAGTAACAGATTCAACGCCTTCTGAGTCAGCAACGGAGACATCAACTAAGGACTCAGCTGATAGCTCTGCTGATGCTGACGATGGCAGTGATAAGAATCAGGATAGTCAAAAAGCAACTTGTAATCTTTGTGGTGATCCTAAGTGTCCAAGAAAACTTGGCGAGCCACACAAGAAGTGCATTCACTACAAGGAATTAAAAAAATAG
- the pduM gene encoding PduM family microcompartment protein: MDDLIEEVIQRLKERQNSETTVTFDQQINPPDEQTFINHEKVILEDTSISFIADLYSMKNDNPWVAWILQGIKYGVRFFIKIDKQMVSFIPRMMVLDWPIIFVVGDKSPLIASRGRIISRGEIAAFPDNSILVKYYKQFLTDEAKNICRYKNITVKVRTEEDCIWLK, encoded by the coding sequence ATGGATGACCTAATAGAAGAGGTTATACAACGGTTGAAAGAACGGCAGAACAGTGAAACAACCGTCACTTTTGACCAGCAGATAAACCCACCCGATGAGCAAACCTTTATTAATCACGAGAAAGTCATTCTTGAGGATACTTCAATTAGCTTTATCGCTGATTTGTACTCAATGAAAAATGATAATCCTTGGGTAGCTTGGATTCTACAGGGGATTAAATACGGTGTGCGTTTCTTTATTAAGATTGATAAACAGATGGTTAGCTTTATCCCAAGAATGATGGTTCTAGACTGGCCAATCATATTTGTTGTTGGTGACAAGTCACCATTGATTGCAAGTCGTGGCCGAATCATTTCAAGAGGCGAAATTGCGGCTTTTCCAGACAATTCAATTCTTGTTAAGTACTACAAACAATTTCTTACTGATGAAGCAAAGAATATTTGTCGGTATAAAAATATTACAGTTAAAGTTAGGACTGAAGAAGATTGTATATGGCTAAAGTAG
- a CDS encoding diol dehydratase small subunit yields MSEIDDLVKKITQQLGEQSTSAASSKTGTTSVPDNMGRNDYPLYGKHRNLVKTPTGKNLDDINLNSIKNDQIKGDEMRITPEALKMQGEIAASAGRPAIQKNFQRAAELTKVPDARLLQMYNALRPYRSSKQDLLDIADELRNKYNAPICAAWFEEAAKYYESRKKLKGDN; encoded by the coding sequence ATGAGCGAAATTGACGATTTAGTTAAAAAGATAACTCAGCAACTTGGAGAGCAATCCACCAGTGCTGCTAGTTCAAAGACAGGGACCACTTCTGTTCCGGATAACATGGGCAGAAATGATTACCCACTTTATGGCAAGCACCGTAACCTGGTAAAAACACCAACAGGCAAGAACCTTGACGACATTAATCTAAATAGTATTAAGAATGACCAAATCAAGGGTGACGAAATGCGGATTACCCCTGAGGCATTGAAGATGCAAGGTGAAATTGCTGCTTCAGCTGGTCGTCCTGCTATTCAAAAGAACTTCCAACGGGCTGCTGAATTAACTAAGGTTCCAGATGCTCGGTTACTGCAAATGTACAATGCTTTACGGCCATACCGTTCCAGCAAGCAAGATCTTCTTGATATTGCTGATGAACTCCGTAACAAGTACAACGCTCCAATCTGTGCTGCTTGGTTTGAAGAAGCCGCTAAGTACTACGAAAGCCGGAAGAAGCTTAAGGGCGACAACTAG
- a CDS encoding diol dehydratase reactivase subunit alpha — protein sequence MATEKVIGVDIGNSSTEVALADVADNGDVNVINSGIAATTGIKGTKQNLVGIRNSINQVLKKSNLSIDDIDLIRINEATPVIGDVAMETITETIVTESTMIGHNPDTPGGRGTGAGYTVPLLELANKTDKSKPYIVVVPKQVDFEDAAKLINAYVAAGYKITAAILQNDDGVLIDNRLNKMIPIVDEVAMIDKVPLNMLAAVEVAGPGQVISQLSNPYGIATLFSLTPEETKNIVPISRALIGNRSAVVIKTPAGDVKARVIPAGKINITGTNGEHEDVDVAAGSDKIMDTVSDFRSIQDITGESGTNVGGMLEKVRQTMADLTGKQNKDIAIQDLLAVDTQVPVKVRGGLAGEFSNESAVGIAAMVKSDHLQMEMIAKLIEQEFHTKVEIGGAEVESAIRGALTTPGTTKPIAILDLGAGSTDASIINKENKTVAIHLAGAGDMVTMIINSELGLEDPYLAEDIKRYPLAKVENLFQIRHEDGSVQFFDKPLDSGLFARVVVIKPEGYEPIPGNPSIEKVKMIRQSAKKRVFVTNAIRALRIVSPTGNIRDIPYVVIVGGSALDFEIPQLVTDELAHYNLVAGRGNVRGVEGPRNAVATGLVLRYGEERRKQHEN from the coding sequence ATGGCAACGGAAAAAGTTATTGGTGTTGATATTGGAAATTCTTCAACGGAAGTTGCCTTAGCCGATGTTGCTGACAATGGTGACGTGAATGTTATTAATTCTGGAATAGCGGCCACTACTGGTATTAAAGGAACTAAACAGAACCTTGTCGGCATTCGGAATTCAATTAATCAAGTATTGAAAAAGTCTAATCTTTCAATCGATGACATTGATTTAATCCGAATTAACGAAGCAACACCAGTTATTGGTGACGTGGCGATGGAAACCATTACGGAAACTATCGTTACGGAATCAACGATGATTGGCCATAATCCTGATACGCCTGGTGGACGCGGAACTGGAGCAGGGTACACCGTCCCCCTTCTTGAGCTAGCTAATAAGACTGATAAGAGCAAGCCATACATTGTGGTTGTTCCAAAGCAGGTCGACTTTGAAGATGCTGCTAAGTTAATTAATGCTTACGTTGCAGCTGGTTATAAGATTACAGCGGCAATCTTGCAAAACGATGATGGTGTTTTAATTGATAATCGGTTAAATAAGATGATTCCAATTGTCGATGAAGTTGCCATGATTGACAAGGTTCCTCTTAACATGCTGGCAGCGGTTGAGGTTGCCGGGCCTGGACAAGTAATTTCACAACTGTCTAACCCTTATGGTATTGCAACGCTGTTCAGCTTGACGCCAGAGGAAACGAAGAATATCGTGCCTATTTCACGGGCATTGATTGGTAACCGTTCCGCAGTGGTTATTAAGACCCCAGCTGGGGATGTTAAAGCGCGGGTAATTCCTGCAGGTAAGATTAACATCACTGGCACGAATGGTGAGCATGAAGACGTTGATGTTGCTGCCGGATCCGACAAAATTATGGATACTGTTTCCGATTTCCGGTCGATTCAGGATATCACTGGTGAGTCGGGTACTAATGTTGGCGGAATGCTTGAGAAAGTCCGTCAGACAATGGCCGACTTAACTGGCAAGCAAAACAAGGATATTGCAATTCAAGATTTGCTGGCGGTTGACACCCAAGTACCTGTTAAGGTCCGGGGTGGACTTGCTGGTGAATTCTCAAACGAATCAGCGGTTGGGATTGCGGCAATGGTTAAGTCAGACCACCTACAAATGGAAATGATTGCCAAGTTAATCGAACAGGAATTCCACACAAAGGTTGAAATTGGTGGGGCAGAAGTTGAATCTGCCATCCGTGGGGCGCTGACTACTCCAGGGACCACAAAGCCAATTGCTATCCTTGACCTCGGTGCTGGTTCGACCGATGCTTCAATTATTAATAAGGAGAACAAGACGGTTGCTATTCACCTGGCTGGTGCCGGTGACATGGTAACAATGATTATCAACTCCGAGTTAGGGCTTGAAGATCCATACCTAGCTGAAGACATTAAACGTTATCCACTAGCAAAGGTTGAGAACCTGTTCCAGATTCGTCATGAGGATGGCTCAGTTCAATTCTTTGATAAGCCACTGGATTCAGGACTATTTGCCCGAGTTGTTGTTATTAAGCCGGAAGGATACGAACCAATTCCAGGAAATCCAAGCATTGAAAAGGTTAAGATGATTCGACAATCCGCTAAGAAACGTGTCTTTGTAACAAATGCTATTCGGGCCTTACGGATTGTTAGTCCAACTGGTAATATCCGGGATATCCCATATGTTGTTATCGTTGGTGGTTCCGCCCTTGACTTTGAAATTCCACAACTGGTTACGGATGAGCTTGCTCACTATAACCTTGTTGCTGGTCGAGGAAACGTTCGAGGTGTCGAAGGTCCACGGAACGCTGTTGCTACTGGATTAGTACTACGGTATGGAGAGGAAAGAAGGAAGCAGCATGAGAACTGA
- the pduB gene encoding propanediol utilization microcompartment protein PduB: protein MNDFLNSTSTVPEFVGASKAGDTIGLVIPSVDQALLDKLHVNKQYKTLGIISDRTGAGPQIMAMDEGVKATNMDTIDVEWPRDTKGGGGHGSLIIVGGDDPADARQAVQVALDNIHRTMGDVYNSPAGHLELQFTARASNCARVGLGAVEGKAFGLICGCPSGIGLVMADKALKTAGVEPIAFSTPSHGTSFSNEGSLTITGDSGAVRQAVMAGREIGLKLLGELAGSEPKNDFPSYIK, encoded by the coding sequence ATGAATGACTTTCTGAATTCTACTAGTACTGTTCCAGAGTTTGTCGGTGCTAGCAAAGCGGGAGACACGATTGGGTTAGTTATCCCAAGTGTTGACCAAGCATTATTAGACAAGCTGCACGTTAATAAGCAGTACAAGACACTTGGAATTATTAGTGACCGGACAGGTGCCGGTCCACAAATCATGGCGATGGATGAAGGTGTCAAGGCAACTAATATGGACACCATTGACGTTGAATGGCCACGTGATACTAAGGGTGGCGGTGGCCATGGTTCTTTGATTATTGTTGGTGGGGACGACCCTGCTGATGCTCGTCAAGCGGTTCAAGTTGCGCTTGATAACATTCACCGGACAATGGGCGATGTTTACAACTCACCTGCTGGCCACCTTGAATTGCAGTTCACCGCACGTGCTTCTAACTGTGCCCGTGTTGGTTTAGGTGCTGTTGAGGGCAAAGCATTTGGTTTGATTTGTGGATGCCCATCGGGAATTGGTCTTGTAATGGCTGATAAAGCTTTGAAGACAGCTGGCGTTGAGCCAATTGCATTCAGTACACCAAGTCATGGTACTAGCTTCTCAAACGAAGGTAGTTTAACCATTACTGGTGACTCGGGTGCCGTTCGTCAAGCGGTAATGGCTGGTCGTGAAATTGGTTTGAAGCTATTAGGCGAACTCGCAGGTAGCGAACCGAAGAATGATTTCCCATCTTATATTAAGTAG
- a CDS encoding BMC domain-containing protein, with product MDQEALGLIETKGLVASIEAADSMVKAANVTLVGQEKIGRGLVTVMVRGDVGAVKAAVEAGVQAAENIGEVHSSYVIPRPQADIEKILPHKE from the coding sequence ATGGATCAAGAAGCACTTGGACTGATTGAAACCAAGGGATTAGTTGCTTCAATCGAAGCTGCCGATTCAATGGTAAAGGCTGCTAATGTTACTTTAGTTGGTCAAGAAAAGATTGGTCGCGGATTAGTTACAGTTATGGTACGTGGGGATGTTGGTGCCGTTAAAGCTGCCGTCGAAGCTGGTGTACAAGCTGCTGAAAATATTGGTGAAGTACATTCAAGCTATGTAATTCCTCGTCCACAAGCAGACATCGAAAAGATTTTGCCACACAAGGAATAG